Proteins from one Mesorhizobium sp. M9A.F.Ca.ET.002.03.1.2 genomic window:
- a CDS encoding acetyl-CoA carboxylase biotin carboxylase subunit family protein, which yields MAVRAIILLGGASNSPLYVQAAKRLDLHPITLSADPEVYEYLAGIEAVRVDEHDIDALIRECSLLGATYDIAGIASAQESVNAAVGKLCQYYDLPGPDPAAIERCCDKFVQRQLLADAAVPIPAYRLAANANDVESCAAKIGLPVIVKPAVGIGSSGVRLCRTVDEIAEHTDYLLGGEHIWRSSPKILVEEFAQGPHYSIETIGNEVVGIGTIDFGPPPHFVSREYIYPAPLTDDEQKRIVGISLSCLRALGLGWQPTNIDLRWTRFGPVVIEVNPRLGGTPVPQLVQQAYGVDLVTEHIKLVIGNEWNLRRRYSNTAVARFLVPDRDGILDWIDGDRRAANLSGVAEVKFYVEPKTRIVRKGDYRDKIGHIIAASPTLAQAKVTLQRAVDLIDWSITPYPSLGD from the coding sequence ATGGCAGTAAGAGCCATAATCCTGCTTGGAGGAGCAAGTAACAGTCCGCTATACGTCCAAGCGGCCAAGCGTCTCGATCTCCATCCAATTACCCTCTCAGCCGATCCAGAGGTATACGAATATCTCGCGGGAATTGAGGCGGTCCGTGTCGACGAACACGACATCGATGCTCTGATCCGCGAATGTTCCCTGCTAGGAGCGACCTATGACATAGCTGGCATTGCCAGCGCCCAGGAGTCGGTCAATGCGGCGGTTGGCAAGCTCTGCCAATACTACGATCTGCCGGGACCGGACCCCGCAGCGATTGAACGGTGCTGCGACAAATTCGTTCAACGTCAGCTACTCGCGGACGCGGCCGTTCCAATACCTGCCTATCGCTTGGCGGCGAATGCGAACGACGTAGAAAGCTGTGCTGCGAAGATCGGTCTGCCGGTGATTGTTAAGCCAGCCGTTGGCATCGGTAGCAGCGGCGTCCGATTGTGCCGCACCGTCGATGAGATTGCTGAACATACTGATTACCTGTTGGGTGGGGAGCACATATGGCGGTCTTCGCCAAAGATACTAGTCGAGGAATTCGCTCAGGGCCCCCATTATAGCATTGAAACAATTGGGAATGAGGTCGTTGGAATTGGGACCATCGACTTCGGCCCCCCCCCGCATTTCGTCAGTCGGGAGTACATCTATCCAGCCCCGCTGACCGATGACGAGCAAAAGCGTATCGTCGGTATTTCGTTGAGCTGTTTGCGAGCTCTCGGCCTTGGCTGGCAACCAACGAACATTGATCTACGGTGGACGAGGTTTGGACCAGTCGTCATTGAAGTCAATCCGCGTCTTGGTGGCACGCCCGTACCCCAACTGGTTCAGCAGGCTTACGGTGTTGATCTCGTTACCGAGCACATCAAGCTTGTCATCGGGAACGAATGGAATTTGCGTAGAAGGTATTCGAATACTGCTGTCGCGCGGTTTCTAGTTCCTGATCGCGATGGCATCCTCGATTGGATCGACGGCGACCGTCGCGCGGCAAACCTATCGGGTGTGGCCGAGGTCAAGTTTTACGTTGAACCCAAGACGCGGATCGTTAGGAAGGGCGATTACCGAGACAAGATTGGACATATCATCGCCGCTTCGCCCACCCTTGCTCAGGCCAAGGTGACACTCCAACGTGCTGTCGACTTAATCGATTGGTCGATCACTCCATATCCGTCACTTGGCGACTAG
- a CDS encoding MmgE/PrpD family protein — protein sequence MITFSEFAGSLTYDAIPEEVRAILRRSFADTLGVAVVGATTQISSITREIADRLWRSSPEIGAARMIFDGRPVSPAGAAFAGAFTIDSIDGHDNNSPCKGHAGSAVFPALLAVADSLRPSGAAISGREFMVALAVAYEVAYRAGLTLHGTVSDYHTSGAWTAVGVAAGVSRLLGLSQEQTRHAAGIAEYHGPRSQMMRCIDFPTMLRDGVGWGAPSGVMAAYLADLGFTGAPAITAEGASAEPWWYDLGEAWRVAEDTSYKPYPVCRWAHPSIDAARELMHDNYLSSKDITRVRIQTFHYAVRLAGHNPKTLDEMSYSIAFPVATMIVRGKIGPQELLPEVLQDEEIRRISNATELVETEHYTRISVGKRWADVTLYLKDGRQIMSEPRTPKGDRDNPMSAEEFHSKYVNFTNGLISEGRAEEMEAMALSFDRLDSKGLSRLIGLTVAPLDH from the coding sequence ATGATCACCTTTTCCGAATTTGCCGGTAGCCTGACCTACGATGCCATTCCCGAGGAGGTCCGTGCCATTCTCAGGCGTAGTTTTGCAGACACGCTCGGCGTCGCGGTGGTGGGCGCAACCACGCAGATCTCGTCGATCACTAGGGAGATTGCCGATCGCCTATGGCGCTCGTCGCCTGAAATCGGCGCGGCCAGGATGATTTTCGACGGGCGCCCCGTCAGCCCGGCGGGAGCGGCATTCGCCGGCGCTTTTACCATTGATTCGATCGATGGCCACGACAACAACAGCCCCTGCAAGGGTCACGCCGGTTCGGCGGTGTTTCCTGCGCTGCTTGCTGTAGCGGATTCGCTTAGGCCTTCGGGCGCCGCAATTTCTGGAAGGGAATTCATGGTTGCGCTGGCCGTTGCTTATGAGGTTGCCTACCGCGCGGGTCTGACGCTTCACGGCACCGTCTCCGACTACCACACTTCAGGAGCGTGGACAGCGGTCGGCGTGGCGGCGGGAGTCTCCCGACTGCTGGGGCTCAGCCAGGAGCAGACGCGCCATGCAGCGGGCATTGCAGAATATCACGGTCCTCGCAGCCAAATGATGCGTTGCATCGATTTTCCAACCATGCTGCGCGACGGCGTCGGCTGGGGTGCGCCATCGGGCGTCATGGCAGCCTATTTGGCTGACCTCGGCTTCACTGGCGCGCCGGCGATCACGGCCGAGGGGGCCAGCGCCGAGCCGTGGTGGTATGATCTCGGAGAGGCTTGGCGTGTCGCTGAAGATACCTCATACAAACCCTATCCGGTCTGTCGCTGGGCGCATCCATCGATCGATGCCGCGCGCGAGTTGATGCATGACAACTACCTTTCCAGCAAGGATATCACGCGCGTCCGGATTCAGACGTTTCACTATGCCGTTCGGCTTGCTGGTCACAACCCGAAGACGCTGGACGAAATGAGCTATTCGATCGCGTTCCCGGTTGCGACGATGATCGTGCGTGGCAAAATAGGGCCGCAGGAGCTTTTGCCGGAGGTTCTGCAAGATGAAGAAATCCGACGCATTTCCAATGCCACCGAGCTTGTTGAAACCGAGCACTACACCCGCATCAGCGTGGGCAAGCGCTGGGCCGACGTCACGCTTTACCTAAAGGACGGCCGCCAAATCATGTCGGAGCCGCGCACGCCGAAAGGCGATCGCGACAATCCTATGAGCGCGGAAGAGTTCCACAGCAAATACGTCAATTTCACGAACGGTTTGATCAGCGAGGGCAGGGCCGAGGAGATGGAAGCGATGGCGCTGTCATTCGATCGATTGGACAGTAAAGGGCTTAGCCGTCTGATCGGCTTGACCGTTGCGCCACTTGATCACTGA
- the ectB gene encoding diaminobutyrate--2-oxoglutarate transaminase, whose amino-acid sequence MKEDIESEARSYCRFYPAIFVGAKGSYLIAETGDKYLDFLAGCGSLNYGHNDQVMQSALQDYISNDGIALGLDLRTRAKQEFIDTFEQLILRPRSLEYRIQFTGPTGANAVEAAIKLARKVTGRSNIIAFTNAFHGCSLGALALTANSYHRGASASMLHGVHRAMYDGYLGLNCDTAELLRKQLSDPSGGIDRPAAVILEIVQAEGGINVPTLHWVKEIEQIARRHGALLIVDEIQTGCGRTGPFFAFEVFDIRPDIVLMAKSISGFGLPMSLVLIAPNIDIWGPGEHNGTFRGNNHAFVTATAALQKYWSDKRFESEIRRKGRIARAMLSEFGAPLGYLVKGCGLMLGLDIVDKKLAAQVKAEAYKRKLIVELCGPSDEIIKLMPPLTILDEELVSGINVLLSTISTTFCPERANRAVGRSGSGDCQFPIGGYRPVPRQSGNVYPSRSIKPDLY is encoded by the coding sequence ATGAAAGAGGACATTGAATCGGAAGCGCGGAGCTATTGTCGCTTCTACCCTGCAATATTCGTCGGAGCGAAGGGGAGTTATCTGATCGCCGAGACCGGTGACAAATACCTCGACTTTTTAGCCGGGTGTGGGTCATTAAACTATGGACACAACGACCAAGTGATGCAGTCTGCCCTTCAAGACTATATCTCAAACGATGGCATTGCTCTTGGGCTCGACCTCCGCACACGCGCCAAGCAGGAGTTTATCGACACATTCGAACAGTTGATCTTGCGTCCAAGATCGCTTGAATATCGAATTCAATTCACCGGCCCCACCGGCGCCAATGCCGTTGAGGCTGCCATCAAGCTCGCACGCAAGGTGACCGGTCGCAGCAACATCATCGCGTTTACCAACGCTTTTCATGGCTGTTCGCTCGGTGCGTTAGCCCTTACGGCGAATTCTTACCACCGGGGAGCATCCGCTTCCATGCTCCACGGCGTTCATCGCGCGATGTACGATGGCTATCTCGGGCTCAACTGCGATACGGCTGAATTGCTGCGAAAACAGTTGAGTGACCCGTCCGGCGGGATAGACCGACCAGCCGCAGTCATTCTCGAGATTGTGCAAGCCGAAGGCGGGATAAATGTGCCAACGCTTCACTGGGTCAAAGAAATAGAACAGATTGCCCGGCGCCATGGCGCGCTCCTAATAGTCGACGAGATTCAAACCGGTTGTGGCCGCACAGGCCCATTCTTTGCCTTCGAGGTCTTCGACATTCGTCCGGATATTGTCTTAATGGCGAAATCGATTTCGGGATTCGGTCTTCCGATGTCTCTAGTCTTGATTGCCCCAAACATCGACATTTGGGGTCCCGGTGAACACAATGGTACATTCCGTGGTAATAATCATGCTTTCGTCACGGCCACTGCTGCCCTACAAAAGTATTGGTCTGACAAACGCTTTGAAAGCGAGATCCGTCGCAAGGGCAGGATTGCCAGAGCAATGTTGTCGGAATTCGGTGCTCCTCTCGGCTACCTTGTTAAGGGATGCGGTTTGATGCTTGGGCTTGACATCGTTGATAAGAAGCTGGCTGCTCAGGTAAAAGCCGAAGCATACAAGCGGAAACTCATCGTTGAATTGTGCGGGCCATCCGACGAGATCATCAAGCTAATGCCCCCGCTGACGATCTTGGATGAAGAATTGGTCTCCGGAATTAATGTGCTTCTTTCGACCATCAGCACTACTTTCTGCCCCGAACGAGCGAATAGGGCTGTAGGCCGCAGCGGGAGCGGGGACTGTCAGTTCCCAATTGGAGGATATCGCCCAGTTCCGCGACAGAGTGGAAATGTCTACCCCAGTCGAAGTATTAAACCCGATCTGTACTAA
- a CDS encoding L-histidine N(alpha)-methyltransferase, with protein MVTRNKYEILGADVPEETLFKGDLLVASLSESPRSVNSIYYYDDAGSRLFERLCHEETYYLFRTEKDILSQHASSIADITGPIFIVELGSGNAEKTTLLFDAYLKEHGRTSYAAIDINRSILERAAENILSVTTDLDFLGIVGTYQTGLAQVANLIGPKLLVCLGSTMGNMHDDELHDLLLSARSALSSGDYLLVGMDLDKETKILEAAYNNQTAILTNLCVLQHLNWRFGGDFDLFQFRHVAFHNKSLYRMESHLEATQEQMINLKNLNFSLHLEKGEMIRTEIMRKVELYVFHKLLGLYNFRPVQHWTDSCQQYAVSLFQLGAEPTELES; from the coding sequence GTGGTTACACGCAATAAATATGAGATCCTCGGCGCGGATGTACCCGAAGAAACGTTATTCAAGGGCGACCTATTGGTGGCGTCCTTATCGGAATCACCGCGCAGCGTGAACTCCATTTATTACTACGATGATGCAGGTTCTCGCCTATTTGAACGTCTCTGTCACGAGGAAACATATTACCTGTTCAGAACAGAAAAGGACATACTATCCCAACATGCATCGTCCATAGCCGACATCACAGGTCCTATCTTCATCGTTGAGCTGGGATCTGGAAACGCGGAGAAAACGACTCTTTTATTTGACGCATACTTGAAGGAACACGGCCGCACTTCTTACGCTGCCATCGACATCAATCGCTCGATCTTGGAGAGGGCGGCTGAGAACATTCTCTCCGTGACAACCGATTTGGACTTCTTAGGAATTGTCGGGACCTACCAAACCGGACTCGCGCAAGTCGCCAATCTAATTGGACCAAAGCTTTTAGTTTGCCTCGGCAGCACTATGGGGAACATGCACGATGACGAATTGCATGATCTCCTCCTATCGGCGCGATCGGCTTTGTCTTCTGGCGACTATCTTTTGGTCGGGATGGATTTGGACAAAGAAACGAAAATCCTAGAGGCGGCCTACAATAATCAAACGGCTATTCTGACCAACTTATGTGTCCTACAACATTTGAACTGGCGTTTCGGTGGAGATTTTGATCTATTCCAGTTTCGACACGTGGCATTCCATAATAAATCGCTTTATCGAATGGAGAGCCATCTGGAAGCAACGCAGGAACAAATGATCAATCTAAAAAATCTGAATTTCTCCTTGCATCTCGAGAAGGGAGAGATGATTAGGACGGAGATCATGCGGAAGGTTGAATTGTATGTGTTCCACAAGCTGCTCGGCCTGTATAATTTCCGGCCGGTTCAGCATTGGACGGACTCGTGCCAGCAATATGCGGTTTCTCTGTTTCAACTCGGTGCAGAGCCGACAGAACTCGAATCATGA
- a CDS encoding HAMP domain-containing sensor histidine kinase has protein sequence MDKTLLEAAHASFRGQYEIKDGKPELFVRLDAVNLGYTHPREADVITLTEPDLEGLLTGTSDEIPSSALVSIGPFNFEGYWYNRRHFTAIDGIGNRNEVRDLQKIWSGILLFRDGFRVFPYGDEEDDWLGLDRRALGRTGYVLNKNQFVGHVQITRMGNPHLLDQTNREGLRVNPEQTAFVQILGHVVKDLLWDFFKDVDRRHKLTPIELGDVKSQIDQLKSRASGAIARVRRLVPKEEQEVVDDLQHALVEFQDLTARAQKRIEEVEADGKQMIQMAGVGLMVEVVAHELARATEGALQALEALKGRDLPSEIKARLETLRSEMKSVSKRLRVLDQLSVSGRQRSEVFDLAELFDDIQEGHAAQFERHGVVLRITKPKSPVRVRLVKGMLIQIIENMLSNSLYWTQVRKNREPRLVPTITVTIESDPPTITFEDNGSGIAHDHIEKVFRPFWSLKEKSKRRGLGLYIAKENAEHLGGTLNAKRHRHPLPLCHAATYSMTSGPISATRRSCLAPCLGSTARTTCLRQIIFHARSNAWPRTSLTR, from the coding sequence ATGGACAAGACACTTCTGGAAGCCGCTCACGCCTCATTCAGGGGTCAGTATGAGATCAAGGACGGGAAGCCCGAGCTGTTCGTACGACTGGATGCCGTCAACCTCGGCTACACCCATCCGAGAGAGGCGGACGTCATTACACTCACTGAGCCAGACCTCGAGGGCCTCCTCACTGGAACCTCGGACGAGATTCCGTCGAGCGCACTCGTCTCGATTGGACCGTTCAACTTTGAAGGCTACTGGTACAATCGGCGGCACTTTACAGCCATAGACGGCATCGGTAATCGCAACGAGGTCCGCGACCTGCAGAAGATTTGGAGCGGGATTCTGCTCTTTCGCGATGGCTTCCGCGTTTTTCCCTATGGCGACGAGGAGGATGACTGGCTCGGCTTGGATCGCCGCGCGCTCGGCCGCACCGGCTATGTTCTGAACAAGAACCAGTTTGTCGGCCACGTTCAGATTACGCGTATGGGCAACCCACATCTGCTCGATCAAACCAATCGCGAGGGACTCCGCGTCAACCCGGAACAAACGGCGTTCGTTCAGATTCTTGGGCATGTCGTCAAAGACCTACTCTGGGACTTCTTTAAGGACGTGGATCGGCGCCACAAGCTGACCCCAATTGAACTCGGCGACGTGAAATCGCAAATCGACCAGCTAAAATCGCGCGCGTCCGGCGCGATTGCCCGAGTCCGAAGGCTCGTACCCAAGGAAGAGCAAGAGGTCGTCGACGATCTCCAGCACGCGCTCGTCGAGTTCCAAGACCTCACGGCGCGCGCCCAGAAACGCATCGAAGAAGTCGAAGCCGACGGCAAGCAAATGATTCAGATGGCTGGCGTCGGGCTGATGGTCGAGGTCGTGGCACACGAACTTGCCCGTGCGACCGAGGGCGCATTGCAAGCTTTGGAAGCACTAAAGGGCAGAGACCTGCCATCGGAGATCAAGGCACGCCTCGAGACTTTGCGCTCCGAAATGAAGAGCGTGTCGAAGCGGCTGCGCGTGCTTGATCAGCTCAGCGTTTCCGGCCGCCAGCGGTCCGAAGTCTTCGACCTTGCAGAACTCTTCGACGACATCCAGGAGGGCCATGCCGCACAGTTTGAGCGCCACGGAGTGGTGCTCAGGATCACTAAGCCCAAAAGCCCCGTGCGGGTGCGCCTTGTCAAAGGCATGCTGATTCAGATCATTGAGAACATGCTTTCCAACTCACTCTATTGGACTCAGGTGCGAAAAAACCGCGAGCCGCGGCTCGTTCCCACCATAACCGTCACCATCGAGAGCGACCCGCCCACCATCACGTTCGAGGACAATGGCAGCGGAATTGCGCACGATCACATCGAAAAAGTCTTCCGACCTTTTTGGTCGCTCAAGGAGAAGTCGAAGCGGCGCGGCCTCGGACTCTACATTGCGAAAGAGAATGCCGAGCACCTGGGCGGCACCCTGAACGCCAAGCGTCACCGCCACCCGTTGCCCTTATGTCACGCAGCAACCTACTCAATGACAAGCGGGCCCATTTCCGCGACCAGGCGAAGCTGCTTGGCGCCCTGTTTAGGTTCTACCGCAAGGACGACTTGCTTAAGGCAGATAATCTTCCACGCACGCTCGAACGCTTGGCCACGCACCTCGCTGACGCGTTAA